The following proteins are co-located in the Scomber scombrus chromosome 2, fScoSco1.1, whole genome shotgun sequence genome:
- the psip1a gene encoding PC4 and SFRS1 interacting protein 1a isoform X1, which yields MARDWKPGDLIFAKMKGYPHWPARIDEVPDGAVKPSNIKFPIFFFGTHETAFLGPKDIFPYHPNKEKYAKPNKRKGFNEGLWEIENNPKVELTAPKPIAPESFTEKDSDTSPEGEEDADDKEIKSKVPGSEAEQETETETENEEEEEEEEMMMEMEEGSLISEQGPQNQDASLQKESTDVTKPKRGRKKKGDTDQETEKEDAPASPVSPSGGEAPKRRGRKPKSEKLLLLQQQDHQGSGSEMDSVESDRKRKRAAEDKSKSGEEEKRKKKEDGKGKDAEGKEPEAKKKKQTKDDSSSGSDDEEKNKGRKKQQNSEIDKEVRRRKADELREPNKDDGKKNEERTGVKKKEMSTDSKLQRLHSEIKISLKIDNPDVKKCLEALDEIGALQVTTQHLQKHSELIATLKKIRRFKASQDIMDKATMLYNKFKSMFLVGEGDSVLSQVLNKSLAEQRQHEEAKKGALKRVEQAKENNSDKMSNGDINPEEKQQEAESEKLLEDTLAGENHSPPKAQEEST from the exons ATGGCTCGAGATTGGAAACCTGGTGATCTGATCTTTGCTAAGATGAAGGGATATCCTCACTGGCCAGCAAGA ATCGATGAAGTCCCAGATGGTGCTGTGAAGCCTTCCAACATCAAGTTCCCCATCTTCTTCTTTGGCACCCATGAAAC TGCATTTCTTGGCCCAAAAGATATCTTTCCTTACCACCCCAACAAAGAGAAGTATGCCAAACCCAACAAGAGGAAAGGTTTCAACGAAGGATTGTGGGAGATTGAGAACAACCCAAAGGTTGAGCTCACTGCACCCAAG cCGATTGCCCCAGAATCTTTCACTGAAAAAGATTCAGACACCAGTCCCGAAGGTGAGGAGGATGCAGACGACAAAGAGATTAAATCCAAA GTTCCAGGAAGTGAGGCTGAGCAGGAGACTGAGACTGAGActgagaatgaggaggaggaggaggaggaggagatgatgatggagatggaggaagggTCTCTGATCTCTGAGCAGGGTCCTCAGAACCAGGAT GCCTCACTCCAGAAAGAGTCCACAGATGTTACTAAACccaagagaggaagaaagaaaaag GGCGATACTGACCAGGAAACTGAGAAAGAAGATGCTCCTGCGAGTCCTGTTAGTCCTTCAG gTGGAGAGGCTCCTAAACGAAGAGGCAGGAAACCCAAAAGTGAGAAGTTGCTTTTGCTCCAGCAGCAGGACCACCAGGGCTCAGGAAGTGAAAT GGACTCTGTTGAGTcggacagaaagaggaagagggcaGCAGAGGACAAGTCCaagagtggagaggaggagaagagaaagaagaaagaggacgGCAAAGGAAAGGATGCAGAGGGGAAGGAGCCTGAAGccaagaagaaaaagcagaccAAGGATGACAGCTCCTCTGGCTCTGATGATGAAGAG AAAAACAAGGGCAGAAAGAAACAGCAAAACTCAGAAATAGACAAAGAGGTGCGGCGACGGAAGGCAGATGAATTAAGAGA ACCAAACAAAGATGATGGAAAGAAAAACGAAGAGAGGACAGGAGTCAAGAAAAAGG AAATGTCGACTGACTCGAAACTCCAGAGACTGCACAGTGAAATCAAGATTTCACTGAAAATTGACAACCCT GATGTGAAGAAGTGCTTGGAGGCTTTGGATGAGATCGGCGCCCTTCAGGTCACGACCCAACACCTGCAGAAGCACAGTGAACTCATTGCCACGCTCAAAAAG ATTCGCAGATTCAAGGCCAGCCAGGACATCATGGATAAGGCCACCATGTTGTATAACAAGTTTAAGAGCATGTTCTTGGTTGGAGAGGGCGACTCTGTGCTCAGCCAAGTGCTAAACAAGTCTTTAGCTGAACAACGACAGCACGAGGAAGCCAAGAAAGGAGCACTAAAGAGAGTGGAGCAAGCCAAGGAGAACAACTCTG ACAAGATGTCGAATGGAGACATTAACCCTgaggagaagcagcaggaggCCGAGAGTGAGAAGCTTCTTGAGGACACCCTGGCAGGAGAAAATCACAG TCCCCCAAAAGCTCAGGAGGAGTCCACTTGA
- the psip1a gene encoding PC4 and SFRS1 interacting protein 1a isoform X2, translated as MARDWKPGDLIFAKMKGYPHWPARIDEVPDGAVKPSNIKFPIFFFGTHETAFLGPKDIFPYHPNKEKYAKPNKRKGFNEGLWEIENNPKVELTAPKPIAPESFTEKDSDTSPEGEEDADDKEIKSKASLQKESTDVTKPKRGRKKKGDTDQETEKEDAPASPVSPSGGEAPKRRGRKPKSEKLLLLQQQDHQGSGSEMDSVESDRKRKRAAEDKSKSGEEEKRKKKEDGKGKDAEGKEPEAKKKKQTKDDSSSGSDDEEKNKGRKKQQNSEIDKEVRRRKADELREPNKDDGKKNEERTGVKKKEMSTDSKLQRLHSEIKISLKIDNPDVKKCLEALDEIGALQVTTQHLQKHSELIATLKKIRRFKASQDIMDKATMLYNKFKSMFLVGEGDSVLSQVLNKSLAEQRQHEEAKKGALKRVEQAKENNSDKMSNGDINPEEKQQEAESEKLLEDTLAGENHSPPKAQEEST; from the exons ATGGCTCGAGATTGGAAACCTGGTGATCTGATCTTTGCTAAGATGAAGGGATATCCTCACTGGCCAGCAAGA ATCGATGAAGTCCCAGATGGTGCTGTGAAGCCTTCCAACATCAAGTTCCCCATCTTCTTCTTTGGCACCCATGAAAC TGCATTTCTTGGCCCAAAAGATATCTTTCCTTACCACCCCAACAAAGAGAAGTATGCCAAACCCAACAAGAGGAAAGGTTTCAACGAAGGATTGTGGGAGATTGAGAACAACCCAAAGGTTGAGCTCACTGCACCCAAG cCGATTGCCCCAGAATCTTTCACTGAAAAAGATTCAGACACCAGTCCCGAAGGTGAGGAGGATGCAGACGACAAAGAGATTAAATCCAAA GCCTCACTCCAGAAAGAGTCCACAGATGTTACTAAACccaagagaggaagaaagaaaaag GGCGATACTGACCAGGAAACTGAGAAAGAAGATGCTCCTGCGAGTCCTGTTAGTCCTTCAG gTGGAGAGGCTCCTAAACGAAGAGGCAGGAAACCCAAAAGTGAGAAGTTGCTTTTGCTCCAGCAGCAGGACCACCAGGGCTCAGGAAGTGAAAT GGACTCTGTTGAGTcggacagaaagaggaagagggcaGCAGAGGACAAGTCCaagagtggagaggaggagaagagaaagaagaaagaggacgGCAAAGGAAAGGATGCAGAGGGGAAGGAGCCTGAAGccaagaagaaaaagcagaccAAGGATGACAGCTCCTCTGGCTCTGATGATGAAGAG AAAAACAAGGGCAGAAAGAAACAGCAAAACTCAGAAATAGACAAAGAGGTGCGGCGACGGAAGGCAGATGAATTAAGAGA ACCAAACAAAGATGATGGAAAGAAAAACGAAGAGAGGACAGGAGTCAAGAAAAAGG AAATGTCGACTGACTCGAAACTCCAGAGACTGCACAGTGAAATCAAGATTTCACTGAAAATTGACAACCCT GATGTGAAGAAGTGCTTGGAGGCTTTGGATGAGATCGGCGCCCTTCAGGTCACGACCCAACACCTGCAGAAGCACAGTGAACTCATTGCCACGCTCAAAAAG ATTCGCAGATTCAAGGCCAGCCAGGACATCATGGATAAGGCCACCATGTTGTATAACAAGTTTAAGAGCATGTTCTTGGTTGGAGAGGGCGACTCTGTGCTCAGCCAAGTGCTAAACAAGTCTTTAGCTGAACAACGACAGCACGAGGAAGCCAAGAAAGGAGCACTAAAGAGAGTGGAGCAAGCCAAGGAGAACAACTCTG ACAAGATGTCGAATGGAGACATTAACCCTgaggagaagcagcaggaggCCGAGAGTGAGAAGCTTCTTGAGGACACCCTGGCAGGAGAAAATCACAG TCCCCCAAAAGCTCAGGAGGAGTCCACTTGA